A portion of the Clostridium gelidum genome contains these proteins:
- a CDS encoding RNA polymerase sigma factor: MPTNLLQQITIFQNNQENFIDILAYFKSKIKYLSYKLKYPEAETDLIIYLYEFLNLINPKKFETDKDLSMYINKCIKNKSIALFHKVDKDKTLMIFTSETEILDVINCEEKNDEYSDIIFNDLISSLSPKQRKIIFYKFYLQLSDIEIAEMFKISRQAVNKTQRIAFKNLKADLLA; encoded by the coding sequence ATGCCTACAAATTTATTACAGCAAATTACAATATTTCAAAATAATCAAGAAAACTTTATTGATATTTTGGCTTACTTTAAATCAAAAATTAAATACCTAAGCTATAAATTGAAATATCCTGAAGCAGAAACAGATCTCATTATTTATTTATATGAATTTTTAAACTTAATAAATCCAAAGAAATTTGAAACGGATAAAGATTTATCAATGTATATTAATAAATGTATTAAAAACAAGTCAATAGCTTTATTTCATAAGGTTGATAAAGATAAAACATTAATGATTTTTACCTCAGAAACAGAAATACTAGATGTAATCAATTGTGAAGAGAAAAATGATGAATACTCAGATATTATTTTCAATGATTTAATTTCATCATTAAGTCCTAAACAAAGGAAAATTATATTTTATAAATTTTATTTGCAATTATCAGATATAGAAATTGCTGAAATGTTTAAAATATCAAGACAAGCTGTAAATAAAACTCAAAGAATTGCTTTTAAAAATTTAAAAGCTGATTTATTAGCTTAG
- a CDS encoding BhlA/UviB family holin-like peptide, whose amino-acid sequence MYDQLINIATTQGIWAILSCVLIVYILKAQETRDSKQEEREINYQDIIKQLTEKLNTLDSINSAITEIKNKFN is encoded by the coding sequence ATGTATGATCAACTAATAAATATCGCTACAACTCAAGGAATTTGGGCAATATTAAGCTGTGTACTTATAGTATACATATTAAAAGCACAGGAAACTCGAGATTCAAAACAAGAAGAAAGAGAAATTAACTATCAAGATATAATTAAACAACTTACAGAAAAATTGAATACTTTAGATTCAATAAATTCAGCTATTACTGAAATAAAAAATAAATTTAATTAA
- a CDS encoding transposase, with protein sequence MSRKTKCSLEEKLKGIKEYLSGEKAVIQICDEMAIHSATFYDWLKIYNDVGEANLIVSTKNKYYSDSLKLNAVKDYLTGKGSLRNICCIYEISSPRVLRDWIKKYNGHKIFKSYSKQGDRIMTNGRKTTYEERIEIVAFCISNNGDYQATANKFKVSYQQVYAWVRKYEANGYEALMDRRGKRKEATELTESEKLSVQLKLIESENTRLKMEIDFLKKLKEVERRR encoded by the coding sequence ATGTCAAGAAAAACGAAATGTTCTCTGGAAGAGAAATTGAAAGGAATTAAAGAATATCTATCAGGAGAAAAAGCAGTTATACAGATATGTGATGAGATGGCAATTCATAGTGCCACATTTTATGACTGGTTGAAAATATATAATGATGTTGGGGAAGCAAATTTAATAGTTTCTACAAAAAATAAATATTATTCTGATTCGCTTAAACTTAATGCAGTTAAAGATTATCTAACCGGAAAAGGTTCTTTAAGAAATATATGCTGCATATATGAAATTTCATCTCCTCGTGTTCTCAGAGATTGGATTAAGAAGTATAATGGTCATAAAATATTTAAATCTTATAGTAAGCAAGGAGATAGAATTATGACTAATGGAAGAAAAACTACTTATGAAGAAAGAATTGAGATTGTTGCATTCTGCATTTCGAATAATGGTGATTATCAAGCCACTGCTAATAAATTTAAAGTTTCTTATCAACAAGTTTATGCATGGGTAAGAAAATACGAAGCTAATGGATATGAGGCACTAATGGACCGACGCGGTAAGCGTAAAGAAGCTACTGAGCTTACTGAATCGGAAAAATTATCTGTACAATTGAAACTTATCGAATCAGAAAATACACGTTTAAAGATGGAGATTGATTTCTTAAAAAAATTGAAGGAAGTAGAAAGAAGGCGATAA
- a CDS encoding tyrosine-type recombinase/integrase, which translates to MVKLYEDVHGIYGYRRITMNINRLLNKQYNHKRIYRLMKLQLPQFSIHGLRHTHATILLLKGENIKVISERLGHKSTQITWDTYSHVLPSMKKQTADLLDNIFDDL; encoded by the coding sequence ATTGTTAAACTTTATGAAGATGTACATGGTATCTATGGATACCGTCGGATAACAATGAATATAAATCGACTTCTTAATAAACAGTATAATCATAAACGAATTTATAGATTAATGAAGTTGCAGCTACCCCAATTTAGCATACATGGTTTAAGACATACCCATGCCACTATATTATTACTTAAAGGCGAGAATATAAAAGTAATATCTGAAAGGCTTGGTCATAAATCAACTCAAATAACATGGGATACTTATAGTCATGTATTACCTTCCATGAAGAAGCAAACTGCAGACCTATTGGATAATATATTTGATGACCTATAA